One part of the Conexibacter woesei Iso977N genome encodes these proteins:
- a CDS encoding STAS domain-containing protein has protein sequence MSFAEPRFRTHERVIDPTTSVIEVGGEIHVSTAPELTQALNAAIDGGRTRLVLDLGGVMFIDSTGLAILLSALRRVDALAVVCTNPTVLRLFEITRLDETFAIHDAVEPALRALAAA, from the coding sequence GTGTCCTTCGCAGAGCCCAGGTTCCGGACGCACGAGCGTGTGATCGACCCCACCACCTCGGTGATCGAGGTCGGCGGCGAGATCCACGTGTCGACCGCGCCGGAGCTGACGCAGGCGCTGAACGCCGCGATCGACGGCGGCAGGACGCGCCTCGTGCTCGACCTCGGCGGCGTCATGTTCATCGACTCGACCGGCCTCGCGATCCTGCTCAGCGCGCTGCGCCGGGTCGACGCGCTCGCGGTCGTCTGCACGAACCCGACGGTCCTGCGCCTGTTCGAGATCACCCGCCTCGACGAGACGTTCGCGATCCACGACGCCGTCGAGCCCGCCCTGCGGGCGCTCGCCGCCGCGTAG